The nucleotide window CCATGGGCCGGAGGAGTGGTGACGCTCCAGATGATGGCATCACCATTGGCATCGCTGCCGTTCAAAGTCGTGGTGGAGGCCATGCCATCCTTGACGGCATTGAGCGAGGTCGAGACACCCTGCGCGATCACAGGAGCGCTGTTCGGCGGCGGAGTGGTGGAGACAGCCACGCCGGGATTGCCAAGTGTGGCCACCTCCGAAGCGGTCATCGCGCCGTCCCAGATCGCGACCGCTCCCACGTTCATCGCCTTGTTCTCGCTGTCATTGTCCGCGAACAACAACACCTGCGAATCGAGCGCGTAGTGACTGTCCACCGCCTGGCTGGTGTGGGTGGAGAAAAGAGCGCCATTCACATAAACCTTGAAGAAGCCCCCCAGATCCACCGTGATCACCACCCGCTTCCACTTCGTGTCGTCAATCGCCGGGGAATAGACGAGCTCCGCGGTGCCCATCTTCTTGTCCGTGTTCCGGATGAAGTATTCGCCGTCCGAGGTGTTCCCGGTGTCCGTCTGATAAAAGCAACGCCACTGGTTCCGGCTCGCGCTGGGCGAGAACACATCGAACATCAGCGTATATTCGTTCACCTTGGTGCCGCCGCCGTTCGGAGCGATGCCATGGGCGAGCTTCAGGCGGTTCGCAGGGCCGACCACCGTGGTGATGGCACCGGACAAACTCGTGGTCCCATCGCTGAGCGTGGTGTTGTAGGTAGGGGCCGTACCTTCGATTACCAGATTGGGAGCGGCCGCTCCACCGACAGTGACGCCGGGAAAGGCGCCTCCGGAGGCGGGACTGGAGAATTCCCAATATCCCTTCAACTGGGCGGCATGGGAAAAGCCTGCGGCGGCCAAAAGCGTGGCAGCAGACCATAGCGGACGGAACAGAGCGGAGCGGAGCATGACGATGACGCGGAAGCGGGAAGACTACCCTCGCATCCTCTCTTTATTCCCTCAGTGACGACAATGGCGGCGCGGCAAGAGTCATTGAGGGAATCGCAACCGGCTTGCCCCATCTCCGTCACCCGGAAAAGCTGGACACGATTGTGACGTGCAGTCCGTATCCCGAAAGGATCGCCATGAACCCCGCCCATCCCTGCCCCGCCGCACAGCCGTTTCCACCGCCTTGCTGTTGCTGGCGCTCGCCTGCCCCGCCCATGCCCACGCCGCACATGGCGAGGCCGCGGGATTCACGACGGGCTTCGGCCACCCATGGTCCGGCTGGGACCACATCCTCGCCATGATCGCGGTGGGTCTGTGGGGCGCGCAACTGCGGAAACCCGCCGTGTGGGTGCTGCCGGTGGCATTCCCTCTGGTGATGGCATTCGGCGGCTTTCTCGGTCTGATCGGCACTCCGCTGCCGGGAACGGAGATTGGCATCGCGCTCTCCGCGATCCTGCTGGGCGCGGCGGTCGCCTTCGAGGCCCGCCCTCCGCTGTGGGTGGCCGCACTTCTGGTCGGCATCTTCGGACTCTTCCATGGTCACGCCCACGGCACCGAACTGCCGGAAGGCCAGAACGGTCTTCTCTACAGCCTTGGCTTCGTGATCGCCACCGGCTGCCTCCACGGCGTGGGCATCACCATCGGCCTGATCCACAAATGGAAGGGCGGCCAAATCGCCCTTCGTGCCTCCGGGGTCGCGATTGCCTTGGCCGGCTTCTGGTTCGCGAAGGAAGCGCTGGCATGAAGCGTCCTTCCCTGATCCCGGTCATCGCCGCCTCGTTGCTGGGAACAGGCGCGGCCAACGCGCACGTGATCACCACCGGCTTGGGACCGCTCTATGACGGTGCGACCCATCTCGCTCTCTCGCCGGAAGACTGTGTGCCGCTGGTGGCGCTGGGCCTTTTCGCCGGCCTGCGCGGACCGGATGCGGCACGCCGCGCCTTTTTTGTCATCCCTGCGGCTTGGTTGGCGGGCGGCTGGCTGGGACTTTCGGGCGGCATGGCTCCGGCGTTCCCCATCGCTGCGGCATCATTCCTTGTACTCGGACTGCTGATTGCCACCGACTGCAAAATGAAGCCCGCCTGGGTGGCGGCGCTGGCCGGGCTCATCTCCGCCACCCACGCCTGGCTCGATGGTGTGGCGGTGCGTGCGGAAGGCGGCGAACACCTCGGCACCCTCGGTGGCGCGATCACCGCCACCGTGTTTTTTCTGCTTTCCGCCGGACTTGTGCTGGCACTGAAGCCCGGGTGGACCCGCATCGTGGTGCGCGTGCTCGGCAGTTGGATCGCCGCCACCGGCCTGCTCATGGCCGGATGGTGGATCCACACGTCAAAGCCGAGGCCACCGAAACCGCCTCAGGGTGCGGCCAGAGCCTCGATTTTCTGGCGCGCTTCGGCAGCCTTGTCCGCCTGTCCGGCCTTGTCGGCAGCCGCAGCCAGCCCTTTCAGCGAGACAAGATCAGCCGGGAAAGCCCTGAGGGCACCCTCATAGGACTCGACCGCATCCGCCGCTTTCCCCGCTGCAAGCTGGCAGGCCCCGACATGGGAGGCCATCGGAGTCAACAGTGCGGGCGGCAGCATCATCGTGGCACGCGTCTGGCGGTCGGCGGCGGCGCGGAACCAGTTGTAGGCCGAGCCTTGGCCGGGCTTCGGCCCCGCCATCGCGATCCTGCCGCGCAACTCGGTGGCCAATACCTCCAAGGCCCGGAAGGAACGCGCCCACATCGAACGCTCACCGGAAAGGTGCGACACCTGCTGGACGCGGGCGAAGGCTTCGCCATGGTTGCTCAGCAGTTCCGCGACATCGGAGGCTTCCTTGATCTTGCCCTCATCGAGCAACCGCAGGCCTTCGAGATCGAGGCGCAGCCCGTCGAGATACCACCGCGCCAGCGAACGGTCCACATAGACAGTGAAGTCGGCGGCGGACGGCAGCGAGGCCAATGCCTTGGCGGCATCCCCCTTTTCCCCGCGGCTCATCAACAAGCGCGCGGGCAGGGTCTTCGCCTCCCACAGCAGCATCCGTCCGCCACCCGAGGCGGCCCGCTCGACGGGCACCTTCTTGGCCGCGAGCGCGGTGGCCGCTGCCAGCGCGGTATCGAAATCCCCCTTGGAAGCAAGCGCCACGACCCGATAGCACTCCGCCACCACCCAGCCCGGGCAATCGAGCGCCGTGACCTTGTTGGCGGTCATCCATGCTTCGTAGAGGGCGGACGCACGTGCGAAAGCGGCGACGGCCTTCGTGTGATTGCCAGTACGCCATTCATAGTGGCCGAGCAGTTGGAAGTACGGCGGATAGTCCGGTGCCAGCTCGCACAGCTTCCGTGCCATCGGCAATGACGGTGTGAGATCGGGAGCTTCGGCGCGGATCGTGAGCAGCGCATTCAGCAGCACGGTGCTGTCCGGATAACGCGCGAGCAATCCCTCCAACAGCTTCTCCGAACGCTCCTGATCGTCGGTGGGCTTGTCGAACTCATCGTAGCCACCGCGGCCGAAGAGGGCGGCGAACATCTTCGCCTGCACGTCGTTCGGAAACTTCTCTGAGAGCTTGCGGAAGGCATCCGCCGCGCTGGCCGGGCCTTCCTTGAAATACTGGATCACTCCGAAGGCATAGCCGCGCTCCAGTTCATTGCCCGCGCCCTCGTCCACCAGCGTCAGCAGGCGCTCCATCGCAGCATCGCGTTGCGCGGTCGTTTCCGGATTCGGAGCGATCATTGCGATCACCAGCCCCCAGTGGGCGAGCAGGCACTTCGGGTCGCGCTTGACGGCAGCGGCGAAGTGGCGGGTGGCTTCGAATTCCCAGCCGCCATGCAGGTGATCGAGCCCCTGGACCACGTGGGCCTGGGTCTCTTCGTCAATGGCCGTAACAGCCATCTTCAAGCCGCCCTGGAAAGTGTTGAGAGCGGGCTCGGGCAGCGCCGCCACGGACGCCGGGATCATGTCCTCGACGGTGGGGTCCTTGTGGGGCGCGGGTGGGGCTTCTTCCTTCGGCTTGGAGGGCTCTTTCGGCTCCTTCTTGTCCGCGGCCGCCGGTTTCGCGGGGGAGACCGGTTTGGCCGGAGCCGCTTTTTCAGCACCGACCGCGAGTGCCGGAACCAGCAGGAAAGTCGAAATCCAACGGATCATGCGCGGACGATGCCGCCCGCCGTGGTGCCGGTCCAACAAAATGACGCTGGAACGGGCGGCACGCACGCCGCTAGATTCCGCGCCATGAAGCTCGGCGTCATCGGATGTGGCAAAATGGGCACGGCCCTCGTGCAGGGAGCCGTGAAAGCGGGAGCGGTGACGGCGGAAGACATCCGCGGTTGCGACCCGGTGGCCGCGGCGCTGGAAGCCTTCACGGCAGCCACCGGCGCGCAGACCGCCGCGGATGCCGCCGAAATCGGCGCGACCTGCGATACCATCCTGCTGGCCACCAAACCCCACGACGTGGCCGCCGCCCTGAAGCTGGCCGCGAAAGGGGCTGACGGCCAGCCGCGGCTGGTGATTTCCATCGCCGCAGGCCTGACTCTCACCACCCTCCAGGACAGCGCTCCGGAAAACTTCCGTATCATCCGCACCATGCCGAACACCCCGGCGATGGTCGGCCAGGGCGCCACCGCCTTCTGCCGTGGAGCGAATACCACGGCGGAGGATGCCGCGCTGGCGATGCAATTACTCAGTTCCGTGGGCCACACCATCGAGGTACCGGAACGACTCATCAATGCCGTCACCGGCGTCTCCGGCAGCGGGCCCGCCTACATCTATCTCATCATCGAAGCCCTCGCCGATGGTGGCGTGAAAGCCGGACTCGGCCGCGCGGATGCCATCAAGCTGGCCGCCCAGACCGTGCTGGGAGCCGCCGCCATGGTCATGGAGACCGGCCTGCATCCCGCGGTTCTAAAAGACATGGTCACTTCGCCCGGCGGCACCACCATCGCCGCGCTGGCGGAAATGGAGAACCACGGCGTGCGCGCCGCCATGATCGCTGCCGTGGACGCCGCCGTGCGCCGCGCGGACGAACTCGGTGGATCCTGACCCATCCAAGCTCCTGATAGGATTTCTCTTTCCCGCACTCATTCCCCGTTCCTATTCTCCCGCCATGTCCCCGAGGTCATTGATCGCGCTCGCCGGCACCGCCGCCCTGCTTGTTTCCTGCGGTAACAAAAACGAGGGGCCGCCGCTCGCCTCCCACGCGCCGAAGTCCAACAGCGAAAGCGAAGGGATCTACTGGCAGGCGAAGAAGGCGGATGACGCCGGTGACCGGGAAAAAGCGATCAAGCTCTACGACGAAGCCGCCGACCGCTCCGTCTATGCCCAGAATTCCGCCCAGGCCCGTTTCCGCCAGGCTCAGCTCCTCGAACAGAAGGGCGACCTGGTGAACGCCTTCAAGGCCTATCAACAGTTCGTGGTCGGCTATCAGGGCAGCGGCCTCTACACCAAGGCGCTCGAACGCCAGGTGGTCATCGCCGACTCCGCCGCCAACGGCGTGATCAAAACCAGTTTCCTCGGCCTGAAATCCGGCCTGTCCCGCGAAAAGGTCGTGGAGATGCTGGAGGAGGTCCGCAACAACGCACCCAAGTCCGCGGTCGCGGCCCACGCCCAGTTGAGCCTCGGCCAGCTTTACGAAAAGCAGAAGAAGGACAAGGAAGCCATCGAAGCCTACAAGAAGGTCGTCAGCGACTATCAGGACCGCTCCGAAGCCGCCGAAGCCCAGTTCCGCGTGGCACGGGTCTATATCAATCAGGCCGAGCGCGGAAACCAGAACCAGGCCACCATCAATCTCGCCCGCGAGGCGCTGCAGGACTACCTCAACCAGTATCCGAACCACCACCGCGCCGGTGAAGCCCGCCGTCTGATGGCGGATCTGGGTGGCCGCAGTGTGCAGCGCTCCTTCGACGTCGCGGAATTCTACCTCAAGACGAAGGAATACGAATCCGCGAAGGTTTACTACCGCGAGGTGGTCAAGCGTGCCGGTGGCAATCCCCTGGGCCAGAAGGCCAAGAGCCGCCTCGCCGAACTCGGCGAGCACTGAACGCCCTGACCGCCTTTTCCTGAATCCCGGCCTCCCTTCCCGATCATGATGCGTGCCCTCGCCGTTCTCGCCGCCGCCGCCCTCACCTCCTGCGCCGGCTACCAGCTCGGCGGGGTGAAGCCTGCCTCGCTCGCCCGGATCAAGACGATCCAGGTGCCGATGTTCAAAAACGACACCCAGCACCCGCGGGCCGAGGCGATCGCCACCTCCGCCGTCGCCAGCGCGCTGGCCCAGGACGGCACCTACAAGATCGCCACGCTGGACAAGGCCGATGCCATCCTCGAGGGCCGCATCCGCCGCATCGACTACATCCAGATCCGCGGCGAGCGCCTCGACACGCTGCGTCCGCTGGAACTCCAGACCACGGTCACCTTTGCCTGGAGCCTGAAGGACGCCAAGGACCCGTCCAAGGTACTCGCCACCGGCTCCGCCGTCGGCACCAGCCAGTTCTTCGTGGACGCGAATCTCCAGACCTCCCGCAACAACGCCCTGCCGGATGCCATGGAGCGCGCGGCGGACAGCCTGGTCTCCCGCATCGCCAACGGCTACTGAGCCGCCCTGATGGATTCCTCCGACAATGCTTCATCCCCCACCGCACAGCCTGCGGCGGGAGGACGCGTGATTTTCGTCCCAACCCCGATCGGGAACCGGGACGACCTCACGCTCCGCGCGCTGGAGGTCCTGAAAAACTGTGACCGGATCGCCTGCGAGGACACCCGCCACTCCGCCCCCCTGCTCCAGCACCACGGGATCGCCTTCAAGCCGCTGGTCTCGCTCCACGAGCACAATGAGATCCGCCGCATCCCGGAACTGATCGCCGCCGCCCAGGCCGGGGAAACCATCGCCGTGGTCACGGATGCGGGCATGCCCGGCGTCTCCGATCCCGGCTACCGTTTCGTCCACGCCTGCATCGAGGGCGGAGTACCCTTCGAGGTATTGCCCGGCCCTTCCGCCGTGCTCACCGCGCTGATCGGCTCCGGCATGCCTTGCCACGCCTTCCGGTTCGGCGGCTTCCTGCCGGTGAAGTCCGGCCGCCGCCGCCAGGCGCTGGAAGAGGCGCTGGCCTCGGGCGAGACCGCCATTTTCTTCGAATCCCCGCACCGTCTGACGGGCACGCTGGAGCTGCTGGCGTCCTTTTCCCCGGACGCCACCGTCTGCGTGGCCCGGGAGTTGACCAAGAAATTCGAGACCTACCACCGGGGCACCGCAGCCGAATTGTCGGCGCACTTTGCAAATCACCCGCCGAAGGGGGAAATCGTGTTCCTGCTCCACGCTCCCGCCTAACCGTTGGGGGAGCTATTGGACCTTGACGTTAGGGGCCGTCGCCGGGTCTTATGCGGCAACTCCCACAAGCATGTCGTCTTCCCACAGTTCCGGTTTGCAACGCGCGGCCCGCTCCGCCCGCATGGTCCTGCCCCTGACCTTCGCGGCTGCGGCTCTCTCCACCACCGCCCTGCGCGCCCAGGACTTCGAGGGCAAGACCATCAGCGAAGTTTCCATCCGCTACGTCGGCCCGAAGACGGTCGATGAAGCCCGCATCCGCAACTCGATGTCCTCCGCCGCCGGCCAGCAGTACCGCACGGAGAAAATCGACAGTGACATCAAGTCCCTCTATGGCTCCGGCCTCGTGGAAGACGTGCGCTTCCTCGCCGAACCGCAGGGCGACCGCGTGAAGCTCATCGCCGAGGTCCGCACCCGCTCCACCGTGAGCGGCGTCGGCTTCGTCGGCAACAGCACCTTCTCCGACGCGAAGCTCGCCAAGGAAACCAAGCTCAAGTCCGGCGGCATCCTCAGCGACGCCGCCATCGTGGAAGCCAAGCGCAATCTCGAGAAATACTACCAGGGCTACGGCTACCCGGACGTCGCGATCTCCTACCGCACCCAGCCGAGCGCCGGTGGCGCCGACCTGATCTTCGTCATCGACGAGGGCAGCAAGAACGAGATCCACAAGATCCGCTTCGAGGGCAACACCGCCTTCACCGACGCCGAGCTGCGCAAGAACATGAAGACCAAGCCGAAGGGTCTTCTCTCCTTCCTCACCAAGTCCGGCCGCTTCGAAACCGGCAAGCTCGACGAGGACGTCGAGTCCGTCCTCGATTTCTACCGCAGCCACGGCTACCTCCGCGTGAGCAGCCCCGGCCTGCGCCGCGATCCCGCCGGCAATGACAAGGTGGACATCGTCATCCCGATCGTCGAGGGCGACAAATACACCGTCGCGGGCGTGGGCTTCGGCCACATGAGCGTCTTCAAGCCCGAGGAACTCTACCCGGCGCTGACCCTCAACGGTGGTGACGCGTATTCCTCCAAGAAGATGCGCGCGGACATCACCATGATCCGCAGCTACTACGGTTCCCGTGGTTACGCGGACGCCACCGTCGTCCCGGACATCAGCGACGCCGGTCCGAACCAGGTCAAGATCATCTACCGCATCACCGAAGGCAGCCGCTTCCGCGTGGGTGACGTCCATATCGAGGGCAATACCAAGACCAAGGACAAGGTCATCCGCCGCGAAGTCCCACTCAAGCCGGGCCAGTGGTTCAACTCGGTGGACCTCGATGTCACCAAGTCCCGCCTCCAGAACCTCCAGTATTTCTCGGACGTGCAGGTGAACGGCAACTCCGGAAGCAACGCCGGATACCGTGACGTGAACATCCTCGTGGAAGAGAAGAAGACCGGCTCCGTCGGCGTCGGCGTGGGCTTCAGCTCCATCGACAGCATCGTCGGCTTCATCAACCTGGAGCAAACCAACTTCGACCTCTTCAACCCGTGGAGCTTCACCGGTGGCGGCCAGCGCTTCGGCATGAACCTGCGTCTTGGCAGCACCCGCACCGACTTCAGCCTGTCGCTGGTCGAGCCGTGGTTCATGGACCGCCAGCTCTCCCTCGGCGGCGAGCTGTTCTACCGCGATTCGAACTACTTCAGCGACTTCTACGACCAGAAGAACGTGGGTGCCTCGATCTTCCTCCGCCGCCCGCTCGGCGAAAAGGGTGCGGTGAAGGTGGAATACAAGCTCGAGCAGGTCTCGGTCGATCTCGACCCGAGCGTGGCCGTGCTTTCCAACAAGTCCGTGCTCGCCGGCGGCCCGCCGTCCCAGTTCCTGCTGGATCAGGGCGACTTCATCCGCAGCGCGCTGACCGCCGAATATGTCTATGACAGCCGCGACAGCAACCTCCTCGCCCGCAGCGGTGAGAAGCTGAGCGCGAGCGTGACCCTCGCCGGCCTCGGCGGTGACGTGGACATCGTCTCCACCTCCTTCCAGGGCCAGAAATACTGGAACCTGTGGGGTGACAGCATCCTCTCGCTCAACGGCGAACTCGCCTTCGTGGACGCCCTCAGCGGTCGCGTGCCGATCTTCGACCGCATGTTCCTCGGCGGTGGCCGCACCCTGCGCGGCTTCGAGTTCCGCGACGTGGGTCCGCGCGATGCCGCCACCGGCGAAGTCATCGGCGGCCGCTCCCTCGCCTACCTCGACACCGAATACACCATCCCGATCATCGAGAACGTCCGCGCCGCGGTGTTCTACGACATGGGCTTCGTGAACTCCGGTTCGTGGGATCTCGACCCGAGCGACATCTACAGCGATGTGGGTATCGGTATCCGCCTCAAGCTCCCGATCAGCCCGCTGCCACTCGCCCTCGACTACGCCATCCCTCTTCAGGTGCCGGACCAGAAGGCGGACAATGGCGGCCAGTTCAACTTCTCGCTCCAGTACCAGTACTAAGCCAAGGCAGGTTTTTCGAAAAGCCGGTTCCCTCTCGGGAACCGGCTTTTTTATTGGTCCGGGAGCGATGCGACGGTTTTCATCCCGCAATGGCGAGACGTTTCCTCCAGCTCCTGCCCTGTCTTCTGCTCAGCTCCATCGGCATCGCGAAGCCCCTGAAGCCGGACGTCGACAAGTTGATCGACCCCGATACCCAGGAGGCGGAGATCCGCCGGGTGCTGGATGCATCCAAAAGCGACGCCCTCACCTCCTACCGCCTCCACTGGAGCCCTCAATTTCACGAAGCCCCGCCCCTCATCGTGCTTGCAGCAGACAATGGGTGGTCCCGGATTTCTTCCTCTTTCGAGGACTATCCTCCGGTGGAAAATCCAGCGGAGCTCTTCGGCGAGGACCGGGTGGCAGGTAGGATTCCCGGGCTGAGCCGCCCCAGCTTGGCTCCCCTGAACGACGTCCGAGTGCATGTTTTCGACCGGCAGGGAAACACTCCTGCCGCTTGGAAAGACCGCGGCTTCGGCGTCAGCGGCTATCTCTGCGACTTCAACAACGACGACACCCTCGATCTGGCCGAAGTCGAAAACCATGATCTTTTCGTCAACAACCGGCAGCATGAAATTTCGGTGGTGACGATCACCACGATCGAAGCCAACCCACGGATGCTTGGACAGATCGTCTTCAACTGCCGTCCCAGTGATGCGGAAGGCGAAGACGACTGGACCGTGTCCTGCGAGCATCTCGATCAGGAAGGATCGCCCGTGCTTTCCTTCGGCCCATCCGGCGGTCGCAACGAACGCGAACACCATCAATTCCTGATTCATTGGGATTCACAGAAAAAGGAATTCGCGATTCTCCAGGCACCGGAAGACGAGCCTTCCCACCGCCACCTCCGGCTTCTTGGCTCCAAGGAGGCTCTCGACTCGTTCGCCAAGGGAAACGGGCTCGGCTATCCGGTCCGGCCCTCATCGGAGCAACGGGAGAAACTCCCCACTCCCCAGAAACCCTACGAGTTCCGCTCCCTGAAGGACTCTCCCGATCAGGATTTGCTCTCTTTTTTCAAAGGCAAACCGCGCAACAACGACCGCTTCGAGCGTGGCTCGCCTCTTTCTCTTCCCGAGAATTTCTGGCACCTCGACCCAAAGGAGGCGGCTCTCGCCCTCGTCAAAGCCAACAGCGATTCCACCCAACGTTTCCGCTGGCAACTGGCGGTGGATGCCCGCCCGCCCGCAGCTCCGCCCACGAGCGGTTGGCTGGTTTTCGATGGCAGCTCCGCCCCTTGTTACAGCTTCAGCACGGCCGGCATCGCCCTCCGCTTCGGGGTGTCGGACTCGTGGCTGCTGGTTAAGGAATCCAATCACCAGGGCGGTGTCGGAGCGGACGCCTTCGTGGATAGCCCGGCCTACCGGGTTCAGATCATCCCCTTGTCCCTGGCTGAGGGCCGCTTTCTGGCCGACACGATCTACTGGATGAACCGTATCCGTTCCGTCGATACTCTTCTTCCCGCGGAACGCAACCAGCCTGGCCGCTTCCAAAGCAGCGCCGATGGCTTCGGAACCCTCTCTCTTTTCCCCGATGGCATGCCTGCGGAGAAAGTCGCCACCGGCACGGTGACTTTGTTCCAATCCACCGCCACCGTTGGAACCGGCTACGATCGTCAGAGCTTCCTCAATCTCACTTCCTGGCTTCTCAAGCGCGCATTGCCCGGGCACCTGAAGGATCGTTGGCAACAAACCGATCCCATCGAACCCCGTAGTTTGATGACTCCCCTCAAGGAACGGCTGGCCGAAAGACAATCAGCGGAATCGAGGAAACAACTCGAATCCACCATCCTAACCATCCTCCGCCGCCATGCCTCGGATTCCATACCGGCATCCGTTCTCGCAGAGCTTGTCGGCTATGCAGGCGAAGAAAGGCTGGTCGGTCTCGTGGAAGAACTGAAGACCCTACAGGCCACGTTGAAACCGGAAACGGCCGAAGAACGCGAACTCGCGGAACTCGATCGGAAGTTCGCCCCGAATGGCCTCGATCTCCCCTTCGATGGCGAAGAGAAGCCCGCGGATGCAAAGCTCCGGCAACGGCGCGAAACGCTCCAATCGAAATACGAGTTCCATCCCTCGCACACGCTTCGAAAGCCTGTCGGGTCGGCCCTTCGCCAACTCCGGATGGCCCGCGATCCGGGCCTCCTGATGAAGGAAGGCGCCAAACAAGAAGCGCTGTCCTATTGGGCGCTCAAGGTGCTCCAGTTCGACTATCCGGAAATCCATGCGGAAATCCTGATCGAGCGCTTCCACAAGGAAGAACTGGCCGACCGCCGCAGCATCTTCAGGGTCCTGGCCTCATCGAAGCCCGCGAAGGCCGCGGAACTGGTCACATTCATGACACCAGCACAGCAACGGGATCTTGCTCCGGAGCTGACCGATTTCGAACTGGAGAATACTCCGGAGGCCGCCTTGAAGCGCGTCCCCGATCTTCTGAAAATCCTCGCGGACAGGAATCGGGAAATACTCACCCGGCAAAAGGCCATGGCCAGCCTTGCGAAGCTCACGCTCTCGTCTGGCGATGAAGCGGAATGCGAACGTCTCCTGCTCCGGGAACTGGATGATCCGCAGAAGGCCCAGTTTGGATCGACTACTCTTCCAGATGCGGTGGAGGCCTTATCCCATCTCCCCAACGCCTCCAAGCACCTCAAACGGATAGAGGGACTTCCGACCAAGGAATTCCGCATGGCGGACATCGTGATGGATGCCGTCAGCCGGGCCAGCATGGGTCGGCAGGACCGGCAGGATCACCTGTTGCGATTGATCGGACCCAGGTTTGAGAAAAACGAGAATCTCAACAACGATCTGTTTTGGACGGTGCTGGCCTTCGATCTCAGATCCCTGGCACCCAAGCTCGTCGATCTGGCGACTGAAAACAGCAGCATCGAAGATGGCTACGGAGCGAATATCTTCAGCGGCGGAACCCCCATCAACGCAGCGGGCCACCATTTCCATGCGGCCCGCATCATCACCGCGCTTTGGAAGGAAACCGATCCGGAAACCCTCGCGCGCATGTGGACTGCGCTCGCATTGGCAGAGCGCCTCAGCGGCGATGACCGTGACGTGGCATCGGTTTCCGGATCGCTCGAAAGCCGCACCAAACAGGCTTTGCTTCGCATTCCTCCGGAAAAGCGCCAGCTGCTGGTGGAAGGATTGATCACCGCGGCCGGCATGGATGACTACAATGCCGCCACCATCGTGTGGCTGGGAAAACTCGCGAAAGAAGGATCGTAACTGAAGTCGTGAGACTTCAGGCAGGGTGCAATCCCGAGGTCGCCCGCAATAATTTCACTTCGCGATGATCTCCACCGGCGTCTGATCCGCCAATCGCAGCCCCTGCCCTTCCACGCTCCGCTTCACATAACCTAACAGAACCCTGCGGGCATTCGCGACAATCGGCGAGACGCTGGTGATCACTCCGGCTTCAGTTCCCTCAGCTGTGAGCAATGCATCCCCCGCCACACAAGCCACGGACTCCGGCACCACCAGCTTCGTAAGCCGACGATTCACCTTCCCCGCCGACTTGATCCGCGAAATCACTTCCTGGCCGATGTAGCAGCCCTTCGCATAGGAAATGTCCGTGCGATCCAATCCTGCTTCCGGTGGCAGCATACCAGCTTCGAGCTCTTTCCCCCACGCCGGGATTCCGGCCGCGATACGCGCGGCCTCCGTTTCATCGGAGGACCATGCGGGAAGATTCTCCGCCGGATGCGATTCTCCGCACGGAATCCAAACATCCCAACCCGGAACACTGATGCGGTTGATCGCAACCGCATATGCATTCCCTTCGCAGACGGGAGCTTCGCCACCCGTCACATGAATGCGCTTCCATTCCTCCGAGATGTCCACGATCTCCGCATCATCCGCGATCAGATAGCGATCCAACCGCATGAGCAATCCATCCGCACCTTCGTGATCGCAGGAAACCCGCAGCACGCCACCGGGACGACCGTGGATCGCAACGCGGAATTGCAGCTTCCCCTTCGCGTCCGTGACACAGGCATGCAGCGACTTCGTGGCATCGCCCGCGAGTCGCACATCCTGCGTAACCTGCCCGTTCAGATAGCGCGATCCATCCGGCCCGCGGACTTCCA belongs to Luteolibacter ambystomatis and includes:
- the bamA gene encoding outer membrane protein assembly factor BamA, with amino-acid sequence MSSSHSSGLQRAARSARMVLPLTFAAAALSTTALRAQDFEGKTISEVSIRYVGPKTVDEARIRNSMSSAAGQQYRTEKIDSDIKSLYGSGLVEDVRFLAEPQGDRVKLIAEVRTRSTVSGVGFVGNSTFSDAKLAKETKLKSGGILSDAAIVEAKRNLEKYYQGYGYPDVAISYRTQPSAGGADLIFVIDEGSKNEIHKIRFEGNTAFTDAELRKNMKTKPKGLLSFLTKSGRFETGKLDEDVESVLDFYRSHGYLRVSSPGLRRDPAGNDKVDIVIPIVEGDKYTVAGVGFGHMSVFKPEELYPALTLNGGDAYSSKKMRADITMIRSYYGSRGYADATVVPDISDAGPNQVKIIYRITEGSRFRVGDVHIEGNTKTKDKVIRREVPLKPGQWFNSVDLDVTKSRLQNLQYFSDVQVNGNSGSNAGYRDVNILVEEKKTGSVGVGVGFSSIDSIVGFINLEQTNFDLFNPWSFTGGGQRFGMNLRLGSTRTDFSLSLVEPWFMDRQLSLGGELFYRDSNYFSDFYDQKNVGASIFLRRPLGEKGAVKVEYKLEQVSVDLDPSVAVLSNKSVLAGGPPSQFLLDQGDFIRSALTAEYVYDSRDSNLLARSGEKLSASVTLAGLGGDVDIVSTSFQGQKYWNLWGDSILSLNGELAFVDALSGRVPIFDRMFLGGGRTLRGFEFRDVGPRDAATGEVIGGRSLAYLDTEYTIPIIENVRAAVFYDMGFVNSGSWDLDPSDIYSDVGIGIRLKLPISPLPLALDYAIPLQVPDQKADNGGQFNFSLQYQY
- a CDS encoding YgfZ/GcvT domain-containing protein, which produces MSSAEPRRLELPAPVLLEVRGPDGSRYLNGQVTQDVRLAGDATKSLHACVTDAKGKLQFRVAIHGRPGGVLRVSCDHEGADGLLMRLDRYLIADDAEIVDISEEWKRIHVTGGEAPVCEGNAYAVAINRISVPGWDVWIPCGESHPAENLPAWSSDETEAARIAAGIPAWGKELEAGMLPPEAGLDRTDISYAKGCYIGQEVISRIKSAGKVNRRLTKLVVPESVACVAGDALLTAEGTEAGVITSVSPIVANARRVLLGYVKRSVEGQGLRLADQTPVEIIAK